The following proteins are encoded in a genomic region of Glycine max cultivar Williams 82 chromosome 18, Glycine_max_v4.0, whole genome shotgun sequence:
- the LOC100500344 gene encoding uncharacterized protein: protein MAANRWLKPEVYPLFAAVGVAVGICGMQLVRNITTNPEVRVTKQNRAAGILENFAEGEKYSQHSLRKYVRGKQPQIMPSVNNFFSDPSN from the exons ATGGCCGCCAACAGATGGTTAAAACCTGAG GTATACCCACTGTTCGCTGCAGTTGGTGTGGCTGTTGGGATCTGCGGTATGCAACTTGTCAGGAATATAACCACCAATCCTGAAGTCAG GGTGACCAAACAGAACAGAGCTGCAGGAATTCTTGAGAATTTTGCAGAGGGAGAGAAATATTCACAACATAGCCTGAGGAAGTATGTCCGCGGCAAACAACCTCAGATTATGCCATCCGTCAACAACTTCTTCTCTGATCCATCAAACTAA